Below is a genomic region from Macaca thibetana thibetana isolate TM-01 chromosome 1, ASM2454274v1, whole genome shotgun sequence.
GAGAGAAGAGCTTTgtaggaaaagggaagaaagtccAGCAGGCGATTGCTCCTCTGGCCTAGAGAACAGGAGTGAGGGCTGGGttagggaggcagggagagctgAAGAGGATGGCTACAAATGGTATTTACAGCTGGGACTGAATGAGATAAAACATTCATAAGTGAATGGCAGCAACTTCTTTTTCTAATCCTCACacagcctgaggtgggcagagtcTGCACTTTGCACAAGAAGAAATTaaaggccgggcatagtggctcatgcctgtaatcccagcactttgggaggctgaggcaggaggatggcttgaggccaggagtttgagatcagcctgggcaacacagggagaccccatctttacaaaaagtgaaaaaaaaaaattaggcgtggtggcacatgcctggattcccagctacttgggaggctgaggtgggataattgcttgagctcaggaatttggggcttcagtgagctatgattacacctgtgcactccaacctgggtgacaaagaccctgtctctaaaaaaaaaaaaaaaagaagcctgggcaacatagtgagaccccgtttgTGCAAAAAATTgaacaggtgtggtggtgcacacctatagtcccagctactcaggaggcttatgTGGGAagagcacttgagcctgggatgtcaaggctgcagtgagccaagatggtgctactgcactccagcctgagcaacagagcacaatcttgtctcaaaaaaacaaaaaaaaaaaagaaaagaaactaaagctcagaagGGATAAGTGCTTTGTCTGAAGTCACACACAATGAAGGGTGGCAGAGCTCATTTGCAAAACTAGGCTCCCAAACTCTTACTCTTTGCACtatattatattgtttttgtgagaaaagaaagacagttgTCTAGGAGAAGTGATGTTTGGGTCCTGAAGGCCTGGGGTGAGCAACATGGGGAGAGTAATAGTGACTTCATTGCCAGCAGTGGTCACAGAGATCTCAGCATCATCAAGGACCAACTGAACGTGTCCAACATTGACCAGGTGGCCAGACATCTGAGGTGAGGCCCAGGGGCACCTGCATGTGTGTAGGCAGGGGTGGAGACAGGGATGGATCTTGGCATGCTGGGATtgtgagagaggaggaaggtAACATACTGGGTGGGGAGACCCATGTGTGTCAGGCTGAGAGATGGAAAGAGCTGGCTGCTGTAGAGCTAGTGAGGTTGCTTTCAGGAAGCAGCCAAGTACAGATGCCATGGCCGAGcctgcctataatctcagcaatttgggaggctgaggcaagaggatcatttgggcccaggagttcgaaaccagcttgggcaacatggcaaaaccccatctctatcaaaacatacaaaaattagctgggcatggtggtgcacgcctgtaccagctacttgggaggctgaggtgagaggggaTTGATTGAGCCCTGGAAggcaaggctacagtgagtcatgatgggtggcagagcaagaccctgttttaaaaataaatataaatatcttgaCTCTGGGGGTAGCCACAGaggattttaagcagaggaaGGGCTGTGATGTGAGGGAAGATGGAGGCAAGTAGAATCACAGCGCAGAAGTGCGGGAGAGAGAAGGATGCCTGCCAGGGTGAGGTAGGTGAGGGGAAGACACTTCCTGCCCAGAAAGAGCCTTGTGGGGGCCAGAAGTCTATGCTGGGGCAGCCCACCAAGAAGCAGAGGGCAGTGTGGGCTGAGGAAGGACAGGTTGGGTGGGGCTTCTGCTGAGGCTGGAGGTTGCGGCCATGTGGTGGACTCAGCTGAGCCCTGGTCCTATGTCTCGGGTTCTGGCTGCTGCTCCCTCATGTCCCAGGGGCCTTCTGGAGGAGGAGTGTCACACCTTGGAGAGGGAGATCCCCATCCTGCAGGTGAGCCACAGCCATGCGCTCTCCCCCAAGCCTCACTGCTGAGCATAGACACTCATGCTTCTCACCTGGGTGAGGCCCATGTACCTGTGTGCATGCATAGGTGCGTGTACAGGCTGTGTGAGTCCTGCATCCGTTCCTCAGGGATACATGCTTGTGTGCACCTGCAAAATCCTAGAGGCCCAGGATTCTAATTGAGCCCTTAAGGCCAGGGCCAACGGTTTTAGGTCTTTTGCCTCCTTCCTTTACCTGGGTCTGGGTACAGGCCCCACCATTATCTTGCCAAACTCAGCTCTTCTGCAAGGCTGGTATTCCCTGGGGAACATGGCTGCCCTCATGGTGGATGGGCTGAAGGGGCTACATGGGCATGCCCTAGGGATCTAGGCCTCTGTATCCTGCCTTGCCCCACCCCTACCTTGAGTCTGGGCACTGACagctctccctgcctctccctgcagCGCTGCCTGGAAGAGGAGTATATGAGGCCTTGCCACCCCTCGGAGGCAGCCCTGGAGCCCACCCTGgcaggtgaggacacagatcaGGGCCCAGAACACCCAGCCTCCTGCTCCCACCCTGCACTTGTACACACCCTAGAAGAGCTGGGCACTGGCTCAGCCGAATCTCTCCTTCAGAGCTAAAGGAACAGAAGAAGGCCATGGAGCAGGAGCTGCAGGCATCTGTGGGGCCGCCTTGTGTCTCTCCCAACCACAGGTAAACCACAACAGTAGACACAGGGCAGGGTGGACTGAAGGATCAGACCACCACCCCCCACACTTACTCCTTTCTGTCCAGGCAGTGGCCCTTGGGGTCCTCCACGCAGGGCCTCAGACCCCTGCTTCCTCTCTGTGGGGTTGCACCTCTCCAGTGCTGCCTGCCTGCACCTCCTCTGGAGCCTTGCCTTCGACCTCGAGGCCAGGCCGCTACCCGCCGCTGGGGACGGCAGCTTCAGTACAGCCCCAGGGAAGGGTCAGCTTCCACGCCCATGTCCAGTGCAGCATCCCAGGCCCCAGCCTGAAGGGCTGGTCACCGAGTAGGCTCTGGCTTCTGCCAGGATGCACCCGTCTGCCACTGCTGCCTGAGCTGCTTTGGCCCAGCCAGCTTCAGATCGGTCTTGGATGAGCTCTCGCCAGGACCCCAAGGCTGTTGGTCTGTCTGGCCTTTGCCCCACCCCCTTGCCAGATCCCTGGTGTCTGGAGCTGAGTGGCCGGGCATCGGTCCCAATCATCAAAGCCTTTGGCCTTTCTCTTCCCAGGCCTTCACAAAGGCCTGGCAGACAGAGGTCCCATTCCAGCCTGACTCTTGTCCCCTGGGGGACCCAGACAAAGCACAGCAGCCGCTCAGAGACAGGAATAGAAATTTCATTAAAATCTATGGACTTTAAAATCTTAGTGGTGCACGATGGGCAGGGATGGGCGGCGCACCGTTATTGCTACAGAGGATTAGAGGTGGCTGGGCCGGGGCTGTCACTGCACAGAGGACGGACAAATGGACACTTCAGGGATTCAGACACTTGGGGGCTTCCGCTCTGGAGAGGGGAGGGGCATGTGGGCTGGGGCCATTTGGCACATGAACAAGGGCAGCACATTTGGGAAGACTGGGCCTTTAGCCTGATGGAGGAAGGGCAAGGGGGTGTCGTGCAGGGTCCCCTTCCCCGGGACGCTGGGCTCAAACCTCCTGTGGAGCAGCCCCTACCCCATCCCCCAGAAACAAATGCTTTGGGCAGGCTGCTGGGTCACGGTCCTCTGCTGGCTGGGCCTGACAGCCAGGGCTGGAATGAGGGGCAGAGACCCCGGAGCAGCCCAGTGAGGTGCAAGCAGGCCTGGAAGACAGACTGGACCCAAGGCTGGGGGTGCGGAGGTGGCAACCACAGAGAATACAAcgtttacaaaaataattacacagATAAACAGGGCTGGGCAGCACAGCCTGACAAGTAACACTgcacagcccccagcccctcaTCCTGCCCCTAGGGAGGAAGAGCCAAATGTGCCTGGCAGAGGCTGGGGTCTGCTCTGAGGGCAGGAGCACTAGCCATGGGCCTGGAGGCCCACCCAGAACCTCAGCTCAGGGCAGGGTATAAGGGTATCAGAGGCCACGTAAAGCCGCCCAGACCACTGGGGACCTGGCCCGAGACCCCTCCAAAGTGCTTTGGACCTCCCAGCaaccctccactcccacccctccccacagctGCCATCTTGGCATCCAAAGGACGTGTAAACACTGGGGGCACGAGCACGAATGACTGCACTAGCAGTAGTGACCAAGATGACAGCAGCCGTCCTGGCCAGGGCGTGGCAGGGGGCAGGCGAGACACCTGGCCTCTGCCTCACCAGTCTCTGTGTTGGGAGCACGGGATGGGGGTGGGGCCACTCCCCTGGCAGCTGTGCTCATATCCGAGAGTCCTGGAGGCGGCTGGAGCCATTACTGCCCACAATGGGGATCTGGGCCttgtccgggtgcagtggctggacctCGAAGCCGTCATCAGGAGAGGGGATTATGGTGGGGGCGTAGCGCCCAGTCCGgtgctccaggagggcagggccccAGTCTCTGCTTGGCTTTGTGGCATTTTTCAAACGCTGCATGAGGTAGGCACGGGGCACAGGGGCAGGGCACGTCAGGGGGGAGCCCTTAAGCCCCTTCCAGCCGGCCCCTCCCATTTCACCTGGCTACCCAGCCTTCCCCCGCCCTCACCTGCAGGAGGGTGTCCCCGTCTGTGCGGCAGAGCCGGAACATGGCGTAGAGGGGGATACAGAGGACGGAGGACAGAGCCATGAGGAAGCCAATGGCCACGGCCCAGCCTGGGTACTGGTAGTGGTTGTAGGTGATCGGCTGGTACTGGATCACAGTGAAAACTAGAATAAACTGCACGGGGCAGGTGTGGGAGTGGGCATGAGGCTGGCCCAGAGCCCAGACCCAGGCCATCCCTCTATCAGCACCCTTTCCTCTCTGGCTTCCCAAACTAGAAAGGGGCATTTGGGGCAGAACAGGGACAGCTGTCAACATCTGGGCTGTGGAAGAAGCAGGCAGGGCCAGGGGACCGGGGCACCATGGGTGGGAAGGCTCTGCGGAGGGAAATCTGTCTTTGCCGCGGTCCTGAACTGGCCGAGCACAGTCGAGCTGCTGCTGCCTTTGGAATTCAATCAGTTCTGCTCAAAGACTCGCTATGGCTTCCCCTGGCCGACTGAAGTAAGGCCACATCCTGGACCTTTAGGCTGTCACCTGGCAGTGCGACCTCAAATTGTCTTGCCTGCCACACGACCCCGCCCTCAGTGTTTCAGTCACACCCAGTGTTTCCCatcatctcttcatttattctgGGGAGTCATCCTCTGCATCTTCCTCTGTCAAACCCTATGCCAGTGCCCTCTCCTTCAAGAAGCCATCCCAGATTTCCC
It encodes:
- the CCDC24 gene encoding coiled-coil domain-containing protein 24 isoform X3; this encodes MLRHSPSLWELVEEHIPLRERPEVKRILGEAAVDLSLELRAEVAMLRALLQEARSSQAPSSRPISDPSSLLAPPPLLKDLLRQELRQLLQGLHHKAICEGRDQAQAWVQYSPRVLHFALEEPRCDLPEQEIFQMRGGRPSSGHRDLSIIKDQLNVSNIDQVARHLRGLLEEECHTLEREIPILQRCLEEEYMRPCHPSEAALEPTLAELKEQKKAMEQELQASVGPPCVSPNHRQWPLGSSTQGLRPLLPLCGVAPLQCCLPAPPLEPCLRPRGQAATRRWGRQLQYSPREGSASTPMSSAASQAPA
- the CCDC24 gene encoding coiled-coil domain-containing protein 24 isoform X6; this translates as MLRHSPSLWELVEEHIPLRERPEVKRILGEAAVDLSLELRAEDLLRQELRQLLQGLHHKAICEGRDQAQAWVQYSPRVLHFALEEPRCDLPEQEIFQMRGGRPSSGHRDLSIIKDQLNVSNIDQVARHLRGLLEEECHTLEREIPILQRCLEEEYMRPCHPSEAALEPTLAELKEQKKAMEQELQASVGPPCVSPNHRQWPLGSSTQGLRPLLPLCGVAPLQCCLPAPPLEPCLRPRGQAATRRWGRQLQYSPREGSASTPMSSAASQAPA
- the CCDC24 gene encoding coiled-coil domain-containing protein 24 isoform X4, with protein sequence MLRHSPSLWELVEEHIPLRERPEVKRILGEAAVDLSLELRAEVAMLRALLQEARSSQAPSSRPISDPSSLLAPPPLLKDLLRQELRQLLQGLHHKAICEGRDQAQAWVQYSPRVLHFALEEPRCDLPEQEIFQMRGGRPSGHRDLSIIKDQLNVSNIDQVARHLRGLLEEECHTLEREIPILQRCLEEEYMRPCHPSEAALEPTLAELKEQKKAMEQELQASVGPPCVSPNHRQWPLGSSTQGLRPLLPLCGVAPLQCCLPAPPLEPCLRPRGQAATRRWGRQLQYSPREGSASTPMSSAASQAPA
- the CCDC24 gene encoding coiled-coil domain-containing protein 24 isoform X1, whose translation is MLRHSPSLWELVEEHIPLRERPEVKRILGEAAVDLSLELRAEVAMLRALLQEARSSQAPSSRPISDPSSLLAPPPLLKDLLRQELRQLLQGLHHKAICEGRDQAQAWVQYSPRVLHFALEEPRCDLPEQEIFQMRGGRPSSGHRDLSIIKDQLNVSNIDQVARHLRGLLEEECHTLEREIPILQRCLEEEYMRPCHPSEAALEPTLAELKEQKKAMEQELQASVGPPCVSPNHSGPWGPPRRASDPCFLSVGLHLSSAACLHLLWSLAFDLEARPLPAAGDGSFSTAPGKGQLPRPCPVQHPRPQPEGLVTE
- the CCDC24 gene encoding coiled-coil domain-containing protein 24 isoform X2 encodes the protein MLRHSPSLWELVEEHIPLRERPEVKRILGEAAVDLSLELRAEVAMLRALLQEARSSQAPSSRPISDPSSLLAPPPLLKDLLRQELRQLLQGLHHKAICEGRDQAQAWVQYSPRVLHFALEEPRCDLPEQEIFQMRGGRPSGHRDLSIIKDQLNVSNIDQVARHLRGLLEEECHTLEREIPILQRCLEEEYMRPCHPSEAALEPTLAELKEQKKAMEQELQASVGPPCVSPNHSGPWGPPRRASDPCFLSVGLHLSSAACLHLLWSLAFDLEARPLPAAGDGSFSTAPGKGQLPRPCPVQHPRPQPEGLVTE
- the CCDC24 gene encoding coiled-coil domain-containing protein 24 isoform X5 encodes the protein MLRHSPSLWELVEEHIPLRERPEVKRILGEAAVDLSLELRAEDLLRQELRQLLQGLHHKAICEGRDQAQAWVQYSPRVLHFALEEPRCDLPEQEIFQMRGGRPSSGHRDLSIIKDQLNVSNIDQVARHLRGLLEEECHTLEREIPILQRCLEEEYMRPCHPSEAALEPTLAELKEQKKAMEQELQASVGPPCVSPNHSGPWGPPRRASDPCFLSVGLHLSSAACLHLLWSLAFDLEARPLPAAGDGSFSTAPGKGQLPRPCPVQHPRPQPEGLVTE